The DNA window CAACAACAACGTTGCCTCTTTTCTGTCTTCAGTCGCTCGTCTTCCGGCTTAAGCGAACGTGAGACGTCGTCGCCCTTAGCCGGAAGCAAACGACGGCTCTTTTGTTGTTAGCCGCTGAGCTGATGAAGCTAATTGTGGCCACTTCCGGGCCCGGTTCGGATTGGCTGAGTCACAGCAGTCCACAACAAACATCTCCAACTTGGAGTTCACCCTTTGAGCTCGCTCTCGACCAGCTCCATTCTCTTGGGATAGACAAGCAAATCAAAGAAAAGacctggaaataaaaatagcaccAAATGTTGCTCAAGTGGGACTACCACCGTGTCGTATTTTGGTTTGACAGCTACATTTTGTTATGAGttgttgatgtcattttctcccACGCTTCATAGATATGCATATTATTAGGTGACGAAATACTTCATAGTCAAAAAGGTTCtaaggttgatttttagacttTATGTTTGTCATCAAATGTTTAGATGACTCAGGCCCAGTAAgcaatttttcaaaacaaacaaacaaacaaacaaaggggGGATGAAAACTGAGATTGAGACTTCAGGAACTCCATTTATTTAGAACCGAGGGATACAGCAGTTAAATCACAAAATTCACTCCAGAATATATCATCTGCGGTTTGAATCTAGCGCCCGCTGAATTTCCCAAGCAGTGACATCGCAGAAGGCAAAGCGTGAAGTTGCCACTTCCACATTCATGCATGGGAAATGGCACTTTTCATGCGTTTACATTATGTTTCAAATggcacaaaaagcaaaattgaCTTGCTATTTCAAATATAAGGGggtacaaaataataattcacacGGTAAATTTAAAGGCCTCAACGGTGAGGTCATCAAGCGGTCACGTGATGTTGGCTGATGTCACGGTTTGTGCGAGCGCATCCCGTCACGAGGGGTCGGGACACATTCCTGCCGGGGGGGTCACAAGGGCCGGCGCTGGCGTCACGTGATCTCATTCCTCACTTTGGTCCTAACTGAGGCGCCCAGTAAGCACCCTCAGTTGCCACGCCGagcgagcgtgcgtgcgtgtgcgtgcgtgctagCGACACCATGAAGCTGACAGCTGAGGAGGTGAgtgcagggcagggcagggcagggcagggcagggcagtcGTCAACTCTCACTTTGGTTGACTTCCCATTTGCCGCTTCCTCTTTACGTTGCCGAGACCTGCGCTCAAACTCGttgcttttctttgtgtgcGGCAAGTTTGCGGCTTTTTGTTATGAAATGAGCCTCAGGTTGACTTTTGAATTTATGCTCGTTACGTCGTCGCTACCCTAAATGTTAGCAAGCGGGTGCGATGGCTCCCTCGTCCTGCCAACGTGCGCCGGTTTGGTCCCGCAGGTGGCGCAATTGCAGCACCCCATGGCGCTGTACGACGAGAACATCGCCAAGAACGCCTTCTTCGTGGCGCTGGAGAAGCTCCGGCCGGACCTGTGCGAGCGCGTGGCCCGGCTGCACGGCATCGTAAGGACTTAAcccaatcatttttttctctaacTGCCCTAACGGTGCCAGCTAGCGACGTCCGTTAGCATGTTTGTAGCCGTAAAGCAAACCGCTTGCTGCTGACTTGCGCAGGTTCTGGTCCCGTGCTGCGAAAGTCTCGAGGGTAGCGTCGTGTCGGAACTTCACTTTGACAGCTACGTGCTGCACCCCGTGGAAGACGGATACCAGACGGCAGACGGAAAGGTTGGCCTTTTTCTATCAcggacaaaagaaaagaaatcccgTCTTCATCCTCCGCATCTTTCCTCGCAGGAGGTCCGGATCCAGGACAGGCGGGTCCTGTTGGGATCTGACCCGGCGCCCCCGGTCTCGCTCCCCATCCTGTTTGAGGAAACCTTCTACAACGCCAAGGAGGAGAGCTACAGCGTCCTGTGCATCTCCGGGCCGGTggaggcagcggcggcggaggaggcGGAGTCGGGCCCGCCGGCGAGGGCGCCCAGCGCCACTTACCACCTCAGGAGCCTAGAAGACGTCAAAGTGTTCCTGGGCCGCCACAGCCACAAGCTGGACAAACTCATCGCAAACTTCTCTCTGGCCTTCAAGCAGCACGAGCGAAAGGGACTCCGGCACCACATAGTAGGACGCGCTCGCGACCCGCTTGCGCTTTTGGGCCGCACGGATGCGTCACGTCACTCCTTTGTGTGTTGCTAGGACTCCACCCACGGCTTGTACACACGCTGCCTTCAGTGTGTGCTGCGGGACGCTCGGCCAGTGAGTatggaaaaaggaaaaaaaaaaaaagtgaactcGTGGTGACGGTCGTCATCTCCGTTGCTATGGCAACCGCAAACCAGTTACGCTCTGCTTTTGATCAAAATCATGTGAAGCTTTGTCATCATCTTATCGGATTTTGTCACTGAGGTCACGCGGATCCAAACGGGATCTCGGCCGCCGAGGTTCCCGTGATGTTTTACGCAATGCCCGCCAATTAGAGTTGCCATCGAGCCATCGCCAACCCGATGACGGGATGCGGAAAGGCTTGACCGTTTACCGCATGTTCTGGAAAATATCGTTTCCATGCAAAAGGAGGGCAAATGCGTAACCCACGACAGGAAACGTTGACAAAGCTCCGGCCGCGTTCCGATGACCTGTCAATCACGAGGCTGTCGTGCTGTGTTCAGAAGGTGTCGGCCAAGCAGGAGCTGCAAACCAGTCTGGTGAAACAAGCCGTGGAGGTAAGGACGGCAAAACGCGCATgcactgccgccgccgccgccaactAACACGCCGGCGCTCCGCTTTGCTCAGGTGTACGTGCATCACGCCACCCACTCGCTGATCTTCAACCTGGTGTCGACGTTGGAAGCCGGACAGGTGGGCGGAGCCCGGCGCCGCTCCGAGACGGCCGCCTGACTGACGCCTTGTCCTTGCTTGCAGGACGCCGCCTTCAACAAGACCACCAGAAGTCTTCAAGAGCTTCAGCACAAAGACGTCGGCGTCAAAGCGCATTTCAGGTGAAATGATTCGGCGGCACGTACACTGGCGAACAAATGCTACGTGCTAACAAATGCTAACAGGCGCTGACTCGTGTCTTCTGCGCCGTCAGCATCAACTTGTCTCGCGCCAAACGGGAGCTGGGTCAACTCAACCAGCAGACGTCGCCGCTCCTCAAGCTGCTTTGCCTGCGCAAGGTGGCCTTGACCGCCACCCGCACGGCGTCCTCGGCAGGTAGCCACGCCACGCCGCGCCAACCTCAAGCTGACTTTCCACTCattgcgtgtgcgtgttttgcAGCCAGTGTGGAAGCCGTGTGCGCCGATGACCTGCTGTCCATCATCCTCTATCTGCTGGTCAAGATGGAAATCCCCAACTGGTGAGACccgacacacgcacgcgcgtgcAGGCTActgacttgtgtgtgtttgcaggatGGCCAACCTAAGCTACATGAGGAACTTCTGCTTCTGTCAGTCCAGCAAAGACGAGCTGAGCTATTGTCTGAGCACCTTCGAGGCGGCCGTCCAGTACATCAGCCTGGGGAGGCTGCACCACACGCTCTCCGTGCGTAGCCCGCCGCGCCTAGCCCACCGCGCCTAGCCCGCCGACGCTGACAAATGCACGCGTGTCGTGTCGTGTGCTCAGGATTGCCACGGCCATGCCAACAACAAGGTGCAAATGAAGGTGGATCTGGCCAGCGCCTCCACGCCCATCAGCCGTTTGTTGGAGGTCAGCGCCGGGCGGGACCTTTGACCTGTCCTCGCTCGCCACTCACGCGCGTTTGCATGCGCAGCACGTGGCAGACGGGAACGAGGCGGAGGTGGAGCGTCTGCTGAGCGAAGGCGAGAGCGAAGAAGACGTGCGGCCGTGTCACCCTTTGTGCTCCTGTGACCTCTGCGACCTCCAACTGTCCGGGTCAGACTTTGTTTCTCCTGCAGTGTCTCGCTGAATGATGAATGAAGGCGCAGAAAAtactctgcccccccccccgtggtTTTCAGGGGTACTGCAGTCAATTTCATCCCCAAGCCAAATATCGAAGTTGACGGCGCATCGCTTTTGTTGGTGATTGCAGGAAGCTGAACGACCCGTCCGTCGTCACGGCGTCCTCCAGAGACGAGCGAGGCTACACGCCGCTGCACGTGGCCGCCGTCTGCGGTCAGCAGGAAGGCGCGCGCGACTTTCTCGCCCGTGGGCATTAGCAACGTGGCTGCCTTGCTTGTGTGTAGGTCAGGCGCAGCTGATTGACCTTCTGGTATCCAAAGGAGCACCGGTCAACGCCACCGATTACCACACGCTCACACCGCTGCACTTGGCGTGTCAAAAGGGATACCAAGGAGCGGCGGTACGTTTGGACGCGCCGCCACCGCATGCATCATTTGCTGTTGCTTATTCTGAGGAGGAGCACCCGAGCCATCGTTTGCAGACCCCGTGAGGGTGCGCACACGCCACTGCAAATGCATCTTTGCTTGTGCgtagctgctgctgttgcattACAAGGCGGATGCGGACGCTCAGGACAACAACGGCAACACACCGCTGCACTTGGCCTGCATGTACGGACACGAGGACGTGAGTTGACCAAAATCCGACACGTGGAGCAGTCTTGCCGCGATATCACCATGTGCTTTTTGTCAGTGCGTGAAGGCGCTGGTCTACTACGACTTCCAGAGGTGCAGCCTGGACCTGGCCAACGACAAAGGCGACACGGCGCTGCACGTGGCGTCTCGCTGGGGCTACGAATCCATCGTCCACGTGCTGCTGGAGAACGGCGCCAGCGTGCACGCGCTCAACAACAAAGCGCACACGCCCGCCCACTGCGCCCTCAACTCCAAGGTCCGTGCGGGACGAATCTCGGCGGCTCGCCGTCTGACCTGCTTTTTTGGCCGCGCAGGTGCTGGCGTTGCTGCGGAGGGACGAGGGGCAGCGCTGCGCTCATGTGAGGACGCCGcgtccgccgccgccaccgccttgttcttttttttaacgacGTCCGTCtttgcccctcccctccctcagCCTCCCGTGCGAGTTCCTGCTGCCAGCTCGGAGCGCAGCGGCCGGCGCTCGTCCACGTCAAGCGGCGCGTCGTCCTCGCCGGGCCGCGAGCTCCCGCCCGAGAGAGCGTCGGTGCGACATGGCCAGGTAACGcccgcgccgccgccgccgccgaccgAGCGCCTTTCCTTTCGCTgctgagcgtgtgtgtgtgtgtgtgcttgacAGGTGGAGAAGCTGCTGCGGGCTGTGGCGGACGGAGACGTGCAAATGgttcccccccacacacacacacacactataactcttttgtcattgtctctctgtttttgctttctttttttctgaggTTGCATTTCTGTGCGTGTTTCAGGTGCGCTACCTGTTGGAGTGGACAGACGAGGAAGAGGCGGGCGCGGCGGCCGAGGCATCGCTGtgtcatcctctgtgtcaatgTGCCACGTGCGCGCCGGCTCACAAGGTGGCTGGCTCGGTCGGGTGTACCTTCCGATCAAATTGAAGCGTTTTTGTCCAATGTTGACGTCAGTGTGCGTGCGTTGTCGTCGTTATCAGGCGCGTGCGGTCCCATGCGGCGCCTTGTGCGTGCGTAGCGCCAACGCGGACGGCGTGACGCCGCTCCACGTCGCCTGCATGTACGGCCACGCCGAGCTGACGGCGCTTCTGGTCCGCCACGGCGCCGACGTCGAGGCGCGCACCGAGCGCAAGGCCACGCCGCTTCACCTGGCCAGCCAGAACAACCACCTGCAGGTGGGCGGGCGCCGACGGCCGTCCGCCACCACGCTTGtgacgcgcgcgcgcacgctgGCCTGTCCAGGTGGTGAAGTTCCTGCTGGAGTGCAACGCCAAGCTCAACAAGAAGGACCAGTACGGCAACACGGCTTTGATACGCGCCTGTCTCCACGGCAACCTGGACACCGCCGCCACACTCATACAGGTGAGTGCGGACGTCAACCCGTAGAGAGGCGCGCACACGGACGCCGCTCCTTTTTGTTTAGAGCGAGGCGCTGGTGAACGTGCGCAACCGGCAGGGCAACACGGCGCTGCACTGCGCAGTGCGGGCCGGCCACCGGGCCCTGGCGGATGTCCTGCTGAAGGCCGGAGCCTCCCCGCACCTGCGCAACAAGAAACACAGGACGCCTCTGGACGCCGCGTATCAGCGAGGCGGAAAGGTGAACCCCGCCGTGCCCCGCtgagtcaaagtctgctttattgtcaatttcttcacatgccaagacacacaaagaaatcgaaatgacgTTCCCACTGACGCGTCACCGTCTCTCTTTTGGCTGGGCTTCAGAACGCCGAGATCGTGCGATCGCTGCAGAAAGCGTCGGGACTCCCCCCGGATGACGAGCCCATCAAACTTCTCTCCGTGCCCAAAGGCACTCTGGGTAAGCGTGACCTCTGGCTCGGCTACGTTCAGTCAACCCGGTGACGTTTTCCCTCCTTTTTTGCAGCTCACTCCTTCGTTCAGTGTCTGAGACTCAACGATCCCGCCCGCCAAAAGTCGGCCGCCGGCAGGTTGTCGCCCTCGTCCTCATCGCCACCTTCCTCATCCGTTTTGACGTTCTTTTGTGCGCAGGATTCAGCAGATGAAGAAAACGTCCGGCAGTCCAACCGGGCGCTCGGCTGCACCCGAGCAGGTCCGCGTTGTCTTCCTGTCAATTTGCCATGCAAGCTCAAAGTATTACTCTTGTCACTTCAATGCCCACATATGCAAGTCCACCAAAACGTTGTCTAGCTAAATGCTAACGTAGGTGAAGCGCCAGAGATGGGCTCATGGAAATGAGTTTTGACGTTATTGTGATGACAACGCCCCCAACCCCAGCACGTAAGCATGTCTTTGCGTGTGCAGGTGAGTCCCGATGCGAGGAGGCCGCGGCTGCGGCGCGGCGGCACGGCGGACGCCACCGCCTCGTCGGCGAGCCCCGACGGCACCCCTTGCACGAGAGGGCGGGGCCTGACCCGTTGGCACACGCTGGACTCGGGAGAGGAAGCCCCGGAGCCGCCGATGGACGTGCGCGTTTGGACCAGACGTCGccacgacgacgacgacgccATGCGCCGAAGCCCCGCGGCGCTCGCCTTTGTGATGACATCGTCGCCGGcgtcagacagacagacgccGCGCGACTCCGTGACGGAACGGTCGTCAGACGACGGTGACGTCACTTCACGTTTACCCGCAAGCCCGCCGCGACACGCCAATGCTGGGGACACGGCGGCCATTTCTGGTGACACGTCTGCCACCAGTCTCGCTGGTGGAAAACGCAATTCATGTGACATGTCGCGCACTCAGGATATGCCCCATTCAAGTGCCCACATCGGAGCCACGCCCATTTCCAGGGACACGCCCATTTGTAGTGACGTGGCCGACACCAAAGACACAAGGCTGCCTTGTGACACGCTGCTTCTTCcctgtgacaaaaacaactccGCTGAAACATCCCACATCCAAGACGACAGCCCTCGTGCGGCCCACTCCCCTATCGACGACATCTCCGGTGACCCCAGGGTGGGCTGACGCTGCCAACTCCCGTCGAGTGCCGAGGACAGCTCATCCGTTGGAAAGCCGGGTGCGCGCGCTTCAGCTGgcggtgggaaaaaaagacgtcCGCAAACAGGAAATTGCGTCCACTGCTCCATCATCTTCTCCACaccagaggggagggggcgctGAAAGCCAAGAGGTCAAAAAGGGATCCTGCTCCTTCAGCCAATTCTGCAGTGGTGGTAAATCAGCAAAATGCAGAGACTgtcaaaagtgcattttttgcattgaataaCTTCTCTGCACTTCAACTACTTTCCGTCCGTCTTTTATTAACTTTGTACATCATGCTTGGACTGAAATTAAAACTCATCTTGcatgccacatttttttttgtcaggcttCTTCTCACCTTCTGACAGGGATTTTCATAGGACTACAATCCCATTGTCGTCCGGAGGTCTGAAGCGAGGAATCGAAATAATCGGATGacctttttgtgtgtatgaAAAGCTCTCAGACAAAAGTTGGCCTTTCAAAGTATTTCTACTCTGTTCCTTTGGCACTCGCGAGTAGAAGTAGATGAAAGCGTGGCTGTTATCGCGACGCAGCGGCTGTCGGGCCGGTCGGCCTTCCCAGCCGGTTAATGATTTGTGACGCGGTGGACAAGTGGGCCCTCGCTCGGGCGGCATCAGTGGGACATGATGCGGCACGCGCTCGGCTGGTTCCTGGTGGCCTTGTTTTGGGGCTCGGGGGCCCGCGGGGGACCCCTGAGCGGCCTCCGACCCAACATGGCGGACCAGGAGCTGTTCTGGGGCGCCGACCAGTACGACTTCTCGGTGGTTCTGCCCGGCGCCGGGATGGACTGCTTCTGGCACTTTGCTCACCACGGGGAGAAGTTCTACCTCAACTTCATGGTGAGATGACTGGAACGCCGCTGCAAGCCTGCCTGGTAcgacacatttttttgtgccgGTGCGTTCAGGTGCAGTGGGTGACGGGCGTGGGCCACGACCGCCACCTCTCGGTTACCGTCAACGCTCCCGGCGGCCTCCTGCTTTCCACCGTGGATGACGCCAATGGGCAAATTGACTTGGACGCCAGCGAGACCGGTGCGCgcaacaaagacacacacacacacactccaaaaCAAGCGGCTCCGACATGATTTGAATTGGGTGGGATGAGCATCATTTTCCACGCCACACGACAATCACCCAAAACTTGCAGAACACACACTGGCCCGAAGGGGGCGTCAAAATACTCTTGAAAAAGCTTACACGCATGTTTCGATGCACGtgtatgttgtttgttttcacgTTTGTGTTCTTTGGCATGACCGTGTTTGCGCCTGTGGACGTACGTGTGCGTGTTTCAGGTTTCTACCAGATGTGTTTGAGCAACTTCCACAACCGCTTCGGCAGCATGCAGGTGTCCCTCAGCTTTGGCGTTTACTACGATCACGCGCCccccaaacaacaacaacaccacCAACTACAAGATAACGCCAAGAAGCTCAATGACACGCTGAGCATCATCGAGGTCTGCCGTCCTAAACGACGTActtgtgggagggagggatgaaaGGAAAGCGGTGGCTGCTGCGGACGATCGAGagctgctttgctttgctttgctttgctttcagGCGTCGGCCCGGCGCGTGGAGAACGCCGCCTTCCACATGTTCCGCCACTACAACGCTGGACGCATGCGCCGCGGCGCCGACGACTTCCTGCTGGCGTCCAAGCGGCGGCGCGTGGGCCACTGCTCGGCCGCCCTGGCCCTTCTCATCGTGCTGGCCGGATATCTGCAGCTGCGTTTCCTC is part of the Syngnathus acus chromosome 6, fSynAcu1.2, whole genome shotgun sequence genome and encodes:
- the tmed6 gene encoding transmembrane emp24 domain-containing protein 6 — its product is MMRHALGWFLVALFWGSGARGGPLSGLRPNMADQELFWGADQYDFSVVLPGAGMDCFWHFAHHGEKFYLNFMVQWVTGVGHDRHLSVTVNAPGGLLLSTVDDANGQIDLDASETGFYQMCLSNFHNRFGSMQVSLSFGVYYDHAPPKQQQHHQLQDNAKKLNDTLSIIEASARRVENAAFHMFRHYNAGRMRRGADDFLLASKRRRVGHCSAALALLIVLAGYLQLRFLKSLFAERRHGDGEPRAC
- the ankrd27 gene encoding ankyrin repeat domain-containing protein 27 isoform X2; this encodes MALYDENIAKNAFFVALEKLRPDLCERVARLHGIVLVPCCESLEGSVVSELHFDSYVLHPVEDGYQTADGKEVRIQDRRVLLGSDPAPPVSLPILFEETFYNAKEESYSVLCISGPVEAAAAEEAESGPPARAPSATYHLRSLEDVKVFLGRHSHKLDKLIANFSLAFKQHERKGLRHHIDSTHGLYTRCLQCVLRDARPVSAKQELQTSLVKQAVEVYVHHATHSLIFNLVSTLEAGQDAAFNKTTRSLQELQHKDVGVKAHFSINLSRAKRELGQLNQQTSPLLKLLCLRKVALTATRTASSAASVEAVCADDLLSIILYLLVKMEIPNWMANLSYMRNFCFCQSSKDELSYCLSTFEAAVQYISLGRLHHTLSDCHGHANNKVQMKVDLASASTPISRLLEHVADGNEAEVERLLSEGESEEDVRPCHPLCSCDLCDLQLSGKLNDPSVVTASSRDERGYTPLHVAAVCGQAQLIDLLVSKGAPVNATDYHTLTPLHLACQKGYQGAALLLLHYKADADAQDNNGNTPLHLACMYGHEDCVKALVYYDFQRCSLDLANDKGDTALHVASRWGYESIVHVLLENGASVHALNNKAHTPAHCALNSKVLALLRRDEGQRCAHPPVRVPAASSERSGRRSSTSSGASSSPGRELPPERASVRHGQVEKLLRAVADGDVQMVRYLLEWTDEEEAGAAAEASLCHPLCQCATCAPAHKARAVPCGALCVRSANADGVTPLHVACMYGHAELTALLVRHGADVEARTERKATPLHLASQNNHLQVVKFLLECNAKLNKKDQYGNTALIRACLHGNLDTAATLIQSEALVNVRNRQGNTALHCAVRAGHRALADVLLKAGASPHLRNKKHRTPLDAAYQRGGKNAEIVRSLQKASGLPPDDEPIKLLSVPKGTLAHSFVQCLRLNDPARQKSAAGRIQQMKKTSGSPTGRSAAPEQVSPDARRPRLRRGGTADATASSASPDGTPCTRGRGLTRWHTLDSGEEAPEPPMDVRVWTRRRHDDDDAMRRSPAALAFVMTSSPASDRQTPRDSVTERSSDDGDVTSRLPASPPRHANAGDTAAISGDTSATSLAGGKRNSCDMSRTQDMPHSSAHIGATPISRDTPICSDVADTKDTRLPCDTLLLPCDKNNSAETSHIQDDSPRAAHSPIDDISGDPRVG
- the ankrd27 gene encoding ankyrin repeat domain-containing protein 27 isoform X1, translating into MALYDENIAKNAFFVALEKLRPDLCERVARLHGIVLVPCCESLEGSVVSELHFDSYVLHPVEDGYQTADGKEVRIQDRRVLLGSDPAPPVSLPILFEETFYNAKEESYSVLCISGPVEAAAAEEAESGPPARAPSATYHLRSLEDVKVFLGRHSHKLDKLIANFSLAFKQHERKGLRHHIDSTHGLYTRCLQCVLRDARPKVSAKQELQTSLVKQAVEVYVHHATHSLIFNLVSTLEAGQDAAFNKTTRSLQELQHKDVGVKAHFSINLSRAKRELGQLNQQTSPLLKLLCLRKVALTATRTASSAASVEAVCADDLLSIILYLLVKMEIPNWMANLSYMRNFCFCQSSKDELSYCLSTFEAAVQYISLGRLHHTLSDCHGHANNKVQMKVDLASASTPISRLLEHVADGNEAEVERLLSEGESEEDVRPCHPLCSCDLCDLQLSGKLNDPSVVTASSRDERGYTPLHVAAVCGQAQLIDLLVSKGAPVNATDYHTLTPLHLACQKGYQGAALLLLHYKADADAQDNNGNTPLHLACMYGHEDCVKALVYYDFQRCSLDLANDKGDTALHVASRWGYESIVHVLLENGASVHALNNKAHTPAHCALNSKVLALLRRDEGQRCAHPPVRVPAASSERSGRRSSTSSGASSSPGRELPPERASVRHGQVEKLLRAVADGDVQMVRYLLEWTDEEEAGAAAEASLCHPLCQCATCAPAHKARAVPCGALCVRSANADGVTPLHVACMYGHAELTALLVRHGADVEARTERKATPLHLASQNNHLQVVKFLLECNAKLNKKDQYGNTALIRACLHGNLDTAATLIQSEALVNVRNRQGNTALHCAVRAGHRALADVLLKAGASPHLRNKKHRTPLDAAYQRGGKNAEIVRSLQKASGLPPDDEPIKLLSVPKGTLAHSFVQCLRLNDPARQKSAAGRIQQMKKTSGSPTGRSAAPEQVSPDARRPRLRRGGTADATASSASPDGTPCTRGRGLTRWHTLDSGEEAPEPPMDVRVWTRRRHDDDDAMRRSPAALAFVMTSSPASDRQTPRDSVTERSSDDGDVTSRLPASPPRHANAGDTAAISGDTSATSLAGGKRNSCDMSRTQDMPHSSAHIGATPISRDTPICSDVADTKDTRLPCDTLLLPCDKNNSAETSHIQDDSPRAAHSPIDDISGDPRVG
- the ankrd27 gene encoding ankyrin repeat domain-containing protein 27 isoform X3, producing the protein MALYDENIAKNAFFVALEKLRPDLCERVARLHGIVLVPCCESLEGSVVSELHFDSYVLHPVEDGYQTADGKEVRIQDRRVLLGSDPAPPVSLPILFEETFYNAKEESYSVLCISGPVEAAAAEEAESGPPARAPSATYHLRSLEDVKVFLGRHSHKLDKLIANFSLAFKQHERKGLRHHIDSTHGLYTRCLQCVLRDARPKVSAKQELQTSLVKQAVEVYVHHATHSLIFNLVSTLEAGQDAAFNKTTRSLQELQHKDVGVKAHFSINLSRAKRELGQLNQQTSPLLKLLCLRKVALTATRTASSAASVEAVCADDLLSIILYLLVKMEIPNWMANLSYMRNFCFCQSSKDELSYCLSTFEAAVQYISLGRLHHTLSDCHGHANNKVQMKVDLASASTPISRLLEHVADGNEAEVERLLSEGESEEDVRPCHPLCSCDLCDLQLKLNDPSVVTASSRDERGYTPLHVAAVCGQAQLIDLLVSKGAPVNATDYHTLTPLHLACQKGYQGAALLLLHYKADADAQDNNGNTPLHLACMYGHEDCVKALVYYDFQRCSLDLANDKGDTALHVASRWGYESIVHVLLENGASVHALNNKAHTPAHCALNSKVLALLRRDEGQRCAHPPVRVPAASSERSGRRSSTSSGASSSPGRELPPERASVRHGQVEKLLRAVADGDVQMVRYLLEWTDEEEAGAAAEASLCHPLCQCATCAPAHKARAVPCGALCVRSANADGVTPLHVACMYGHAELTALLVRHGADVEARTERKATPLHLASQNNHLQVVKFLLECNAKLNKKDQYGNTALIRACLHGNLDTAATLIQSEALVNVRNRQGNTALHCAVRAGHRALADVLLKAGASPHLRNKKHRTPLDAAYQRGGKNAEIVRSLQKASGLPPDDEPIKLLSVPKGTLAHSFVQCLRLNDPARQKSAAGRIQQMKKTSGSPTGRSAAPEQVSPDARRPRLRRGGTADATASSASPDGTPCTRGRGLTRWHTLDSGEEAPEPPMDVRVWTRRRHDDDDAMRRSPAALAFVMTSSPASDRQTPRDSVTERSSDDGDVTSRLPASPPRHANAGDTAAISGDTSATSLAGGKRNSCDMSRTQDMPHSSAHIGATPISRDTPICSDVADTKDTRLPCDTLLLPCDKNNSAETSHIQDDSPRAAHSPIDDISGDPRVG